The DNA segment ATCTTAAAACTATGCTATAAATTCCAGTGCTATTTTTAAGGATACCGTCAGTGCATAAACAGTCATAACTATGATTTTGGTATAGTCATAGACTCCTTTGCAGCTCCACAGAGATGTCCGTATTGATAAGAGTGAACCGTAACATTTCCTCATATAGTTCTATGAACACTTGTTCTAAATGCCAAACCATTGGAAAGTAATTATACTTCACCCGGCGCGTCCGGTGTTCAGGGCCATACTGTGTCATAATTAGATAGGTAATGCCGATATGTTTAAAACCGTTTATTTAGGCTTATGTACCTATGTTAAGAGAGAAATACTgtggaactcgttataacaaagatggtcacccatttacAGACCGACTGCGTCAAGCAaagcttaacttgtgatcgacCAACTTGTGCAGTGAAAATCttgcaatattattgaaaacgtTTTTGGCACttggtaacagacagacaatgTTACTAAGTGCCACACGTTTAAACGTCTGGACagattttaagatttatttgactttaattaaatttgctaTGAACATAATTGGCATAGAAAAAGTAGTCCCTAATCTAGTTATAATGCATACATTAAGCTAAAATTATAGCTTTAACTTGAATCTACGCGGATGTAGCTATAGGCAATATCTAGTTACAAATTAACACACTAGATAGACATGTAAAACAATACACTGAATACATATCTTGTGATTTATCTCAAAGGCTTTAGTCAATTTGAAATCTATCGGACAGAACCAATTGGACATCCAGATCGGATTCAGTGGTCTGTTTAAGGCTCGCTTTGGTATTGACCCCAAACAACCTCAAAGTAAAATGGACTGTTTAAACGATTTACCTTTCAATAGACTTGTGTACATGTGTATCAATTTGTCAGTAGTTGGGTGATTCtcaggataaaaaaataacatagataataaaatagttaacgTTATTATCCTCACTAAATGGTTACAGTAActgtagtgtttaattgtatttattcttaCTAAACCTATTAATAGCCGCCGTAGTGTAATATTGTAGAAAACAATTTGCAGTATTAAAAGTGTGGTGTGGATAATGACATCCTTAATTTGTGTAACTTTTTTCCTGAGAATCACCCAGTTACGTTGATTTGCCACTTATTGCTATACGATGGAATTCAATGACATgattgtatgtttattatcaGCTTTATAAGgttaaaatattagaatcaaAACTGGTTATTCGCTGCAATAGGAATAACcacaaaaaatacgttttttttatattagataccctgaaaaaaaaacgtgcCGATAACTTTAAAAGTCTTGCtgtcattttattacaaatgcgGATTTTCCATTGAATGAAAAGGTGGTTGTcctctttattaaatacatttacaaacggacagtaaaatgtattttttcctcaACTAACATGCAGCCAGTGAATATGATTCaactatttctttttcttaGCCACCGCGGGCGGTATGCCCCTATTTTATGATTGATGAcgttactaataaataaactattacgtaTTAACTATATTCTGAGAAGGTGGGATTTTACGAGTACCTTTTAGTGTACAAAACTTGAAACAGCGAGATTTTAAGATAAGAAATGATGAATACATTCGTCATAATGATAACGTCATTTGTGATGTACGCAAATTGATTGGAAAATcgcatattttattacttatgttatGTACTTTTATGTACCTTTTATCTGTTTGAGTAAACAGTAGCACTTGGTTtatataaaaagcaaaacaagtTTTTGTCAGACCAGTTTAGCACTTAGGTTTGCAAACTTTGGCGAaagttttgatttcatttaataGTACAAAGCCTAAGTTTATCGATTTTATGATTAACTCTTTGTTATTTCACTTTAGTGGTTTCATTATGCGTGTTTGTTGCAGTCATCTGTCGAATGGGACATAATTACGATAGGTTCAAAGTATATAGGTACGTATCGAAATAGAGTTGTAGCATAATTCAGTGCGTCTATATAATTAAGGGAACAGGACGATCAATGAAAGTCAGGTGTATTTTCGAATACGAAGGAACTTTATTTGACCAATAACAGACAAATATTCTCGTAATCCATCATAATTATCTCCGTTTAACATTTCCGAACAGAACAATATAGTTCAATATTAGATGAAATAGTGCGTTACGATAATATTTTGCGTGATATGAACTCGATAGTAACATTGTCATTAGTCTTAAATGTGCATTCGATTAAATTTATAAGATATGAATTTGTAAATATCCGGCAAAGACAGTtattatatgatattttaatatagaaatattaGGTAACATcagaaaagatttttatttatttgtatattaaattctcataatacgaataatagaaaatatgaatacatttcTTAAGATTAGTTTAAGGATCACAAATTTAACACTCACACCTAATAGTCAAATATAAAGGacatatgaatttaaatacatttgaatagaCATTATTAATATAGCTGCTcattatattcattataattttattaaatatacgcGTTTAACATGGTCGTTTTGGTAATAGGTAGgtaatattgataaaatcttaaaacaattataaacttCACAGAAAATCTTCaacttaaagtatttatttaaattctaaaacattCACGAttacattataacttaaaatagtttttatttacattgatagcataaaataactaagtacCACGATCTGTACATTTGGCGATGTAAGCATTACAACATGAAGAGGTTGTAACAGCGATTAGTAAAgaaattcaattcattttgAAAGTATTTAGCGACTCACTAGACTAGTTAAAATTTGTATGATCATctactaacaaaatataattataattataacattgttgTTAGCGATAAGtggacaatattttattttatgacgtcaaTGAAAGTCATTAtagatttatataatatatcaatattaaatggaataaaattacATCTAGATACTATGTAATAGGTAAATTCTCattatactgaaatattttaaagtcaatcattataatattattttccaataattaTAAGAACTGGTAAGCTTTTAGAGGGTAACGTAAAATACGGAAATGCCTTTTGTGcgttatgaaatataaaatcaccCTGCTTggaattcatataaaataacaatataaatatttataaacatttcagcAGCCTCGAGACGTGAgcatccaaaaataataatactgaaaTGGAATGTAACTCTGGAAGTGAAGACTATGTACAATAAATTCAAGACCGTTATCACGCACAACCCCTGTAGCTTAATGGCACAAACAAATTCTTACCAAGCGAAAATATTCTAATTGACTCACCTTAATTAGATCAGGCAACGTAAGTCGACGATGCTAAGGAAACACGTAATTTTGAAGCTTATAAAATTGAGATCGATGATGGCGTTATTTGGAACGGTGTTTTCCCGTTCTGTAGTCCAATCATTTAGTATGCAGGGTTGGTAGATGAGCTACgtgagggagttgggatggtaGCGTGAGGACCGGCGTCATGGCAGCGCGGCGACGCGGTTGCGGCGCGCCGACTCCCGCGACGCCGAGTGCACCTCCGCCGTGCGCAGAGTTATACCGAAGATGTCTTCGTGGTAACGATTCTCCtcctaaatattcaaaaaaatgaatatatacCCGGATCTATATAAAAGCTAATTAATATAAAGCTTGATATAAAAAGTCTGATAATacaaataaaggtattttttttttctaaaaacccTAATATTTTGTTCGAGTCTGTGAACACAGTCATAGTATGAAAACAactgtgtaaaaataattcaataaatattgttatacaaCTGGGTAGCAAAATAGACTTGACACGTCATCTAAAGATTAGCTTTAGCTGACTAAACACGAATTCCTACATATCGCTAAATAGAAATGGTAGGTTCTGTTGCTGACTGAgcaatcatttattaaaaaagagatATATAATTAGAAGGAAGTCAATAGACATTGTAGTTTATAGTGACTACACGTGATAGGGATAATTGcggtcataaaaataatatgacgaTCACGAACCTTGAGCATAAACATGAAGCTCTGTACTTGGTCATCAGTCATGTTGCCATGTTTCTTTATGATCCCCTTTAGCTTCTGATGGACATCTTCAGCCATCTTACAATCACCGCACACGTAGAAATGAGCTCCTCGATTTATCAGCAAGTCATGTATTTCGGGACCTTCTTTTTCTGCCAGCTCTTGGACGTACATCTAAAAGTaaccattttattaaaacaagtgCACAATTTAATCATGGATCAGAGGCGGTTCTAGATTACTTACTTTAGGAATATTCTTCTCCCTAGACAAAGCAAGGAAAACTTTGGAGAGAACCCCTTCCTTAAGAGCCTGTTGCTTTTCCTCGCGATACAAGTCCATATTATTGGTTCGACATCCGAAGAACAGCCAGACTGGACCAGCGCTTTGACGATTACGAGAGTTGTTCAGCTGAGCTCTGCGATGATGCCAAAAACCACGGAATGGAGCAATGCCAGTTCCGGGGCCTATAAGTATCAATGGAACTGATAGGTCCTGAGGCAGATGGAAGTTTGGAGCGCtagaaaacacaatttaataagTGATTTTATACGGAACGGtagtatttgtatgaaaaaaagaaGCGAATGTCAAATACCTGCGAATAAACAGGTACACCTCATCGCCGGGCTTGCGGTCCATGAGATAATTCGAGCAAACGCCATAATGGACAGGTCCTTCGCCATCTGTTTGTATAGTATAATGTATATGACATCATTGTTTTACTACAACTAACCGCATCATAAatagaaaatcataaaataatgctGATTAACCTCCCAAACATCGATGTCGCTAATATTAGAAATCTCATCTATCAAATTGTTTGGAACGGACGTCGTTTCATTCGAAATTAGATCATATTATAAACTGAATTTCAATGGAATTCAGTGTTTCAGAGTATGTGGGTATTAGCAATAATAAACTATGAGACATTAATGCATTACATTGTTTACCTACGCTCAACATTATAACGGGCTAATGTTTAAGATATTATACAAAAGCCACATGGGTACCATATGaagcaattttacaaaaatatttatttaaattccgaAGTTCTCAAGATATGGGTTAATTTTCAGCTTAACCTCTTTTAACTAGTACTTACCTTGAGTCCTGTAAGTAACTACGGCGACAGTCAAATGCAGACGTTTCGGGTGAGCTATCGGAGACGAGGAAATGGAGTAAAATCTTGGTTGCAAAGGAGACAAAAGTGCAGCTAGTAGTGACGCACTTGGTCTGGCTGAAGGGAATTGATCTAACACTTCAGATACAGTCGGGAAATTGAAATGACGCCAATCTTCGTAAGCACCCGGATCCTAAACAAAACAGTACAAATTAtactttcctaaatatttttaaccaatttattatttttgttcataagCTTCAATACTAACTGTAGCAAGAATATTCAATTGTTTGCTCTCTTCTTCATTTTCACAAGTGGTAGCTAAATATTGCAGAAGAATCGTTGTTGGTGGTGTGGTGATGTCCAAAAACCTTGTGAACAGTTCACGGACACTCACAACTGGAAGCCTCTCGTGTTTCTCCCAAGACTTGACAGGACCtgtattaatatgtattacattATCTTCAATCCATTATACTTAAGTAGTAAGATAATTCACTCGAAAGTTATTGTTACCGCTTGATGTATGGGTTTCCTTCATAAGTTGCAGTTGCTGTGGTTCATCATAATCATCAACATCCTTCAGTCTAACTAGTATGCTATCAACCAATTCCTTGCGATTGCACGCAATTATTCCTACATGATCTCCTGgatcatatttaatttcttcCTGTAAATCAACATGCTCATGATATTTTAGAGTTTTTTCAAAGGATCCATTAAAGGCCATGTTAAATTTGAAAGTTAAGTTACCTTTGGTTCCATATCCAAGAATATGGTAGATCTTTCAGCAGAATCATCACCTAAGTCTTTATTTGCTCTAACAACACAGTGCACAAACTTTTTGTTCAGTGCTGATTGTAGAGCGCCTTGCAAAGTAGGAGCGCGAATATCAGGTCTGGCAAACCGTACAGTTTCCTCACTTAGAGCTACAGTACCCAGTGCTCTTTTAGCTTCTTGCAATGTTTCGTCGTCATCCCAAACAGAACGTTTCGCAAGATACCTATAGATGCAAATAGATTTGAAAACAACGGGAAGACAATGATGAAGCATAAATTCAtgtcatagattttttttacaaacaacgACGGGCATCAATATCATTAGAGGTATGACTAAcctttttaacattattaaaaacctataatttaatttaattttcattatcaaTGAGTTCATCTTTGGAATGACGTGCACAAAGTTCTAGTTTACAAATTacgttaatgaaaaaaataacataggtGCTGTATTGTTCAGGAGCTGCAAATGGTGATTCGTTTCTCGATAGTCATCAATTAGTAACAAGTCATTTCTAAGAACTTACGTTGAAAACGCCAGAGGCCCATTTCCGGAAGGCCTGGTCTTGTCCGCACATTTCGTCACCGGTCGCAAGGTCATGGATTCGTTCCCCTCCGAGGTCACCAAGCAACTTGTCCACGTATTTGCCAAAGTTACAGAAATTTGGATACGCGCTCGAGCCTAAAGCGAACACCGCGAAACGAACGTTGCTTAATGGACCAAAACTGTCAATAGATGTGGCATCTGTCGTGCTTCCTAAAATTGTCGACGAAATTGGATTAGGTAATGCATATTCTTTGTCTACTATGTGATTGTTCTCACTCGTTTCGTTATCATTACCTTTCAATGATTCTAATCGGCTCAGTTTTTTAGGGTTACCAGCTGCGTATCTTTGCAGTTCAATTTGGCTGTTTGCTTTAATAAAAGATTTGGGTGTCAGCATTTGATTCCTGGAAATAATTTAACTGTTAATATGTTTATCATTATCgccaaagtatttaaaaatttcaaccGCATTTGACTTACCCGGAGCTTTCTTCCTGATCAGCATAAGAAGCTCGCAAAGGTGCTCTCCAAAAGCCTAAAATGTTTAATAGTTAATGACGTACAATATTAACTTTCTTTAAGTCATTGTTGCTTATAATTACTTACAACTCCATTTTCAGGTGGATCGCCATTTCCAAAAGTGGATGTGACGACCAACAGCAAGGCTTCATGCTCAATCGACGTTATGTCATAATCAGCCATGCAGTTGTACCTAAAATCCATGAAACATTTAGTGCCAACGACCCTATTTTCCTGGTTAACGTTGCCGTGAAAAATAGTTCTTAGAAGTAACGTGAAAATGATAAGCAGAAAAAAGGTTACAAAAACTCGTAATTTATAACAGGATAAACAACCATTTTATGAATAGCTAATTGCTTTGTTTAGTTACTTTTTTAGTGATCTTACCTGGGCGTTGAAAGCATGCCCGAAAATAACTCCTAGTTCCTTAGCAAACTGTTCAGATTTGCCTGTCTCCGTTGCATACAGAACGGTTGCCTTGATTCTTTTGGACAGGGCACGTCCAAACAGTTTTGATGTGAACTTCACAGCTCGAGCAATTTGTTTGAAGTGGAATTTCCTATTAATTGGTCTCTTGCCTGTAATTGGCTTAGATTTCTGCCATTGATGAGTCTTCCATGCTGGTTCCTACGTTTTTAAAATGATACaaattttagataattttatacaaCTAATTAAACAAAGTATAGCATTTGgcattataaaatgtaataacctGATATTCGTAGGATGGCTTCAAATagtacagcgccatctcttggtGGAACACTGGTGTTATCGAAGACGACATTGGCGGCACGATCCAGATCCAGTCAGATGGGCATCCCGACCTGTTGATGatcataaatcttaaaattttgtttttatttttctattaatatttatatttagaggATCAGGTTAATCATGGGAAGCAGTGTCAAAATCATGGTGACTTGTTCTGAGAAAAAAGGAATTGTATTTAAAGTATGCGAAGACGAAATCAGAAAATCCatatgtcattaaaaaaaattattagttagaaataattataattaataccaTGACATCACAATAGTTTAATACGTTTAACACGGGaccttaaatacaaaatattcggtgctaaaataaattgatgtaaATAAGATGTTCGATAACTATGAGGAAAATCTCGCTAGCTCTGGCCACAAcgtagcaaaaataaattattcattaattaatgtaatgatAACCATAATGAGTGACCAGTCTACAGGTTGCAAgcaagtattattatttacataaactcgtgttgaacatttgttttatttaaataatactagtaACGCCCacacaaaaattgtaaaaggaATTTATTGATAACGTTAATGCATTCTTGACAATTATGTATAGATAACGGACTAATTCACTGACGTCTTAGATTATTCAGTTACTTTATCTTTATCcgaagaataatttattaaacaattgaaataataagtatctaagaattactttgaataaatgTACAAATACTGAGGGCAAATCGCATCAAAGAAAACGATGTGTACTTTTTCGATCAgtacttttttttggtttggcTGAAGACGTAACTACAGCATGTAAGATTAAGCTTTTTCACCCAAATGAAGCTAGAGAACCGTTTAGTACaatgaaaatctatttataatattccaattataataattgtaaaactttaagaaaaataataatttcacaaGACCTTCAATGACTCTaccaaaatatgtattaaaaccATATCCAAATAACTTTGGTGCA comes from the Trichoplusia ni isolate ovarian cell line Hi5 chromosome 22, tn1, whole genome shotgun sequence genome and includes:
- the LOC113504450 gene encoding LOW QUALITY PROTEIN: nitric oxide synthase-like protein (The sequence of the model RefSeq protein was modified relative to this genomic sequence to represent the inferred CDS: inserted 1 base in 1 codon; deleted 1 base in 1 codon); the protein is MAPGVAQNSDAIIAELPVKNGGIDVLVEPMKQCPVERVLPKIEINKPVRRVIRPKVLKNLESREYLYDRLYDTTCPRSSTLCNEKACLGSVMALPGRGEVPREPEEVLNDANDFLGQYFASIRRANTPAHEARWKAVQEEVAKTGTYQLTTTELVFGAKLAWRNASRCIGRIQWSKLQVFDCRQVTTTSGMFEALCNHIKYSTNKGNIRSAMTVFPQRTDAKHDYRIWNSQLISYAGYRQPDGTVLGDPMHCEFTELCLKLGWKPPRTAWDILPLVLSANGKDPDYFDIPRELIMEINMTHPTYEWFEELNLRWYALPAVANMRFDCGGIEFTANAFNGWYMSTEIGCRNFCDTNRLNMLEKVAQRMGLDTRTPVNLWKDKALVECNVAVLHSFQQHNATIVDHHTASESFIKHLDNENRLRSGCPSDWIWIVPPMSSSITPVFHQEMALYYLKPSYEYQEPAWKTHQWQKSKPITGKRPINRKFHFKQIARAVKFTSKLFGRALSKRIKATVLYATETGKSEQFAKELGVIFGHAFNAQVRSLKKYNCMADYDITSIEHEALLLVVTSTFGNGDPPENGVAFGEHLCELXYADQEESSGNQMLTPKSFIKANSQIELQRYAAGNPKKLSRLESLKGSTTDATSIDSFGPLSNVRFAVFALGSSAYPNFCNFGKYVDKLLGDLGGERIHDLATGDEMCGQDQAFRKWASGVFNVSCETFCLDDDETLQEAKRALGTVALSEETVRFARPDIRAPTLQGALQSALNKKFVHCVVRANKDLGDDSAERSTIFLDMEPKEEIKYDPGDHVGIIACNRKELVDSILVRLKDVDDYDEPQQLQLMKETHTSSGPVKSWEKHERLPVVSVRELFTRFLDITTPPTTILLQYLATTCENEEESKQLNILATDPGAYEDWRHFNFPTVSEVLDQFPSARPSASLLAALLSPLQPRFYSISSSPIAHPKRLHLTVAVVTYRTQDGEGPVHYGVCSNYLMDRKPGDEVYLFIRSAPNFHLPQDLSVPLILIGPGTGIAPFRGFWHHRRAQLNNSRNRQSAGPVWLFFGCRTNNMDLYREEKQQALKEGVLSKVFLALSREKNIPKMYVQELAEKEGPEIHDLLINRGAHFYVCGDCKMAEDVHQKLKGIIKKHGNMTDDQVQSFMFMLKEENRYHEDIFGITLRTAEVHSASRESARRNRVAALP